From one Xyrauchen texanus isolate HMW12.3.18 chromosome 17, RBS_HiC_50CHRs, whole genome shotgun sequence genomic stretch:
- the LOC127658067 gene encoding gonadotropin-releasing hormone II receptor-like codes for MSFNTSLMYNTSYLPPLTEWIAPTFTPAAQGRVVATMVLFLFAAVSNLALLVSVWRGRGRQLASHLRPLIMSLASADLMMTFIVMPLDMVWNVTVQWYAGDVLCKLLCFLKLFAMQTSAFILVVISLDRHHAILHPLDSLIAHHRNRKMLVIAWSLSALIASPQLFIFRTVKAESVDFIQCVTHGSFHERWHETAYNMFHFVTLYVIPLLVMSCCYSCILIEINRQLHKSKAGESTLRRSGTDMIPKARMKTLKMTIIIVVSFVVCWTPYYLLGIWYWFQPEMLKVTPEYVHHLLFVFGNLNTCCDPVIYGLYTPSFRADLARCCRSPRHSTHSLDRLSARHRAHGAEYKSDPPGVG; via the exons ATGTCATTTAACACTTCTCTGATGTATAACACATCTTACCTGCCTCCGCTGACGGAGTGGATCGCACCAACCTTTACTCCTGCGGCGCAGGGGCGCGTGGTGGCAACCATGGTCCTCTTCCTCTTCGCCGCCGTCAGTAACCTGGCGCTGCTCGTGAGCGTGTGGCGTGGGCGTGGCCGACAGCTGGCATCTCACCTGCGACCTCTGATTATGAGCCTGGCGTCAGCTGACCTCATGATGACCTTCATCGTCATGCCGTTGGATATGGTGTGGAACGTGACGGTGCAGTGGTACGCCGGTGACGTGCTCTGTAAGCTGCTGTGCTTCCTGAAGCTGTTTGCCATGCAAACCTCTGCTTTCATCCTGGTGGTCATCAGTCTGGACCGACATCACGCCATACTGCACCCGCTGGACTCACTCATCGCACATCACAGGAACAGAAAGATGTTAGTCATTGCCTGGAGCCTCAGCGCACTGATCGCATCACCACAG TTGTTCATATTCCGAACGGTTAAAGCAGAGAGCGTGGACTTCATTCAGTGTGTCACTCATGGGAGTTTCCATGAGCGCTGGCACGAGACGGCGTACAACATGTTTCATTTTGTGACGCTGTATGTGATTCCCCTGCTGGTCATGAGCTGCTGTTACAGCTGCATCCTCATTGAGATCAACCGACAGCTGCACAAGAGCAAAG CGGGCGAGTCGACTCTCAGACGCAGCGGTACAGACATGATCCCAAAGGCCAGGATGAAGACTCTGAAGATGACCATCATCATCGTCGTGTCGTTCGTGGTGTGCTGGACTCCGTATTATCTGCTGGGCATCTGGTACTGGTTCCAGCCTGAGATGTTAAAGGTCACGCCCGAGTACGTTCATCACCTGTTGTTTGTGTTCGGCAACCTGAACACCTGCTGTGACCCCGTGATCTACGGCCTTTACACGCCCTCCTTCCGTGCCGACCTCGCCCGCTGCTGCCGGTCACCCCGTCACTCCACCCACTCTCTGGACCGACTCTCAGCCCGACACAGAGCTCACGGCGCAGAGTACAAGTCCGACCCGCCCGGCGTGGGGTGA